In a single window of the Cucumis melo cultivar AY chromosome 11, USDA_Cmelo_AY_1.0, whole genome shotgun sequence genome:
- the LOC103499663 gene encoding terpene synthase 10-like isoform X1: protein MALHQIYFTSFPASSVVERVYSFNHNSLFVPRVMNNVTSGARMCSQTIVRRSGNYQPPTWKHEFIQSLSSEFAGEIYVGRFNELKGEVRVVMNKIANDDPLKQLEFIDILQRLGISYHFENEIKDMLTTTYKKCCENDDWKCNNLYATSLEFRLLRQHGFNIPQDIFNPFFFNETKSFNVQLYEDLKGMLYLYEASFLSIEGENILETAKHFTREYLEKYMKSSKDENEVAIVRHALELPLHWRMPRLETRWFIDIYERKVDMNPILLEFAKLDFNKVQSIHQQDLKYASRWWRRSGLGEKLSFARDRLMENFFWTVGVGFEPELSYFRRMTTKVNALITTIDDVYDVYGSLDELELFTSAVERWDVAAMEELPDYMKICFLALHNSINEMGFEALRDKGINVIQYLKKAWIDLCKSYMLEAKWYHTNYKPTLEEYLDNAWISISGPAILVHAYVFVTSPTLENMESLKQYVDMIRWSSTILRLADDLGTSSDELERGDVPKSIQCYMNDTGASENIAREYIGHLIDETWKKLNKTEFENNYSVYPRVFIERAKNLARMAQCMYQYGDGHGMGYQETKDRVMSLLIEPISIHCHHSE from the exons ATGGCTCTTCATCAAATTTATTTCACTTCTTTCCCAGCAAGTTCTGTTGTCGAACGAGTCTATTCTTTTAATCACAACTCCTTATTTGTCCCTCGTGTGATGAATAATGTAACCAGTGGTGCAAGAATGTGTAGCCAGACTATTGTACGTCGATCGGGAAATTACCAACCTCCTACTTGGAAGCACGAGTTCATTCAATCATTAAGCAGTGAATTTGCG GGAGAAATATATGTAGGACGGTTTAATGAGTTAAAGGGAGAGGTAAGAGTCGTCATGAACAAAATAGCTAACGACGATCCTCTAAAGCAACTCGAGTTTATTGATATCTTACAACGGCTTGGCATCTCATACCATTTCGAGAATGAGATTAAAGATATGTTGACAACAACATACAAGAAGTGTTGTGAAAATGACGATTGGAAATGCAATAATCTCTATGCAACATCTCTTGAATTTAGACTTCTAAGACAACATGGATTCAATATTCCACAAG ATATTTTTAATCCCTTCTTTTTTAACGAGACGAAAAGTTTCAATGTACAATTGTACGAAGATTTAAAAGGAATGTTATATTTGTACGAAGCTTCATTCTTAAGTATAGAAGGCGAGAACATTTTAGAGACAGCAAAACATTTTACAAGggaatatttagaaaaatacaTGAAATCAAGCAAGGATGAAAATGAAGTAGCCATCGTTAGACATGCATTAGAGCTTCCCTTGCATTGGAGAATGCCAAGATTGGAGACAAGATGGTTCATTGATATCTATGAGAGAAAAGTGGATATGAATCCTATTCTTCTTGAATTTGCTAAACTTGATTTCAATAAGGTGCAATCTATCCACCAACAAGATTTGAAATATGCATCAAG GTGGTGGAGAAGAAGTGGACTTGGGGAAAAGTTGAGCTTTGCAAGAGATAGATTGATGGAGAATTTCTTTTGGACAGTGGGTGTTGGATTTGAACCTGAACTTTCTTATTTTAGAAGAATGACAACAAAAGTTAATGCACTAATAACAACTATAGATGATGTCTACGATGTTTATGGCTCATTAGATGAGCTCGAACTCTTTACCAGCGCAGTAGAGAG GTGGGATGTTGCTGCAATGGAAGAGCTTCCTGACTATATGAAAATATGTTTTCTTGCTCTTCACAACTCTATAAATGAGATGGGTTTTGAAGCACTAAGAGACAAAGGAATTAATGTCATTCAATACCTTAAGAAAGCA TGGATAGATTTGTGCAAAAGTTATATGTTGGAGGCAAAGTGGTATCACACCaattataaaccaacattggaAGAATATTTAGATAATGCATGGATTTCAATTTCAGGACCAGCTATATTAGTTCATGCATATGTTTTTGTCACATCTCCAACACTTGAAAATATGGAGAGTTTGAAACAATATGTTGATATGATTCGTTGGTCATCGACAATTTTACGACTTGCTGATGATCTAGGAACATCATCG GATGAATTAGAAAGAGGTGATGTTCCAAAATCAATACAGTGTTACATGAACGACACAGGAGCTTCAgagaatattgcacgtgaatATATAGGGCATTTGATTGATGAGACGTGGAAAAAGTTAAATAAGACTGAATTCGAGAATAATTATTCTGTTTATCCTCGAGTGTTCATTGAGAGAGCTAAAAATCTTGCTAGAATGGCTCAATGCATGTATCAATATGGCGATGGACATGGCATGGGATACCAAGAAACAAAAGATCGTGTTATGTCTCTACTTATTGAACCGATTTCCATTCATTGTCACCATAGTGAATAA
- the LOC103499663 gene encoding terpene synthase 10-like isoform X2 translates to MALHQIYFTSFPASSVVERVYSFNHNSLFVPRVMNNVTSGARMCSQTIVRRSGNYQPPTWKHEFIQSLSSEFAGEIYVGRFNELKGEVRVVMNKIANDDPLKQLEFIDILQRLGISYHFENEIKDMLTTTYKKCCENDDWKCNNLYATSLEFRLLRQHGFNIPQDIFNPFFFNETKSFNVQLYEDLKGMLYLYEASFLSIEGENILETAKHFTREYLEKYMKSSKDENEVAIVRHALELPLHWRMPRLETRWFIDIYERKVDMNPILLEFAKLDFNKVQSIHQQDLKYASRWWRRSGLGEKLSFARDRLMENFFWTVGVGFEPELSYFRRMTTKVNALITTIDDVYDVYGSLDELELFTSAVERWDVAAMEELPDYMKICFLALHNSINEMGFEALRDKGINVIQYLKKAWIDLCKSYMLEAKWYHTNYKPTLEEYLDNAWISISGPAILVHAYVFVTSPTLENMESLKQYVDMIRWSSTILRLADDLGTSSKEVMFQNQYSVT, encoded by the exons ATGGCTCTTCATCAAATTTATTTCACTTCTTTCCCAGCAAGTTCTGTTGTCGAACGAGTCTATTCTTTTAATCACAACTCCTTATTTGTCCCTCGTGTGATGAATAATGTAACCAGTGGTGCAAGAATGTGTAGCCAGACTATTGTACGTCGATCGGGAAATTACCAACCTCCTACTTGGAAGCACGAGTTCATTCAATCATTAAGCAGTGAATTTGCG GGAGAAATATATGTAGGACGGTTTAATGAGTTAAAGGGAGAGGTAAGAGTCGTCATGAACAAAATAGCTAACGACGATCCTCTAAAGCAACTCGAGTTTATTGATATCTTACAACGGCTTGGCATCTCATACCATTTCGAGAATGAGATTAAAGATATGTTGACAACAACATACAAGAAGTGTTGTGAAAATGACGATTGGAAATGCAATAATCTCTATGCAACATCTCTTGAATTTAGACTTCTAAGACAACATGGATTCAATATTCCACAAG ATATTTTTAATCCCTTCTTTTTTAACGAGACGAAAAGTTTCAATGTACAATTGTACGAAGATTTAAAAGGAATGTTATATTTGTACGAAGCTTCATTCTTAAGTATAGAAGGCGAGAACATTTTAGAGACAGCAAAACATTTTACAAGggaatatttagaaaaatacaTGAAATCAAGCAAGGATGAAAATGAAGTAGCCATCGTTAGACATGCATTAGAGCTTCCCTTGCATTGGAGAATGCCAAGATTGGAGACAAGATGGTTCATTGATATCTATGAGAGAAAAGTGGATATGAATCCTATTCTTCTTGAATTTGCTAAACTTGATTTCAATAAGGTGCAATCTATCCACCAACAAGATTTGAAATATGCATCAAG GTGGTGGAGAAGAAGTGGACTTGGGGAAAAGTTGAGCTTTGCAAGAGATAGATTGATGGAGAATTTCTTTTGGACAGTGGGTGTTGGATTTGAACCTGAACTTTCTTATTTTAGAAGAATGACAACAAAAGTTAATGCACTAATAACAACTATAGATGATGTCTACGATGTTTATGGCTCATTAGATGAGCTCGAACTCTTTACCAGCGCAGTAGAGAG GTGGGATGTTGCTGCAATGGAAGAGCTTCCTGACTATATGAAAATATGTTTTCTTGCTCTTCACAACTCTATAAATGAGATGGGTTTTGAAGCACTAAGAGACAAAGGAATTAATGTCATTCAATACCTTAAGAAAGCA TGGATAGATTTGTGCAAAAGTTATATGTTGGAGGCAAAGTGGTATCACACCaattataaaccaacattggaAGAATATTTAGATAATGCATGGATTTCAATTTCAGGACCAGCTATATTAGTTCATGCATATGTTTTTGTCACATCTCCAACACTTGAAAATATGGAGAGTTTGAAACAATATGTTGATATGATTCGTTGGTCATCGACAATTTTACGACTTGCTGATGATCTAGGAACATCATCG AAAGAGGTGATGTTCCAAAATCAATACAGTGTTACATGA
- the LOC103499733 gene encoding terpene synthase 10-like: MALHQFPTSSQTSRFFERVSCNFNPSFMPRIVKAISVTTRIMCSRTIVRRSGNYQPPIWKHEFIQSLRSEFAEEIYVGRFNELKREIRLIINQIIDDPLRQLELVDTLQRLGISYHFENEIKNVLKTAFEKSYENDYWKKKNLYATSLEFRLLRQHGFNLSQDVFNNFYSDETKSFSTQLYEELNGILCLHEASFLSIEGENILETAKHFTLEYLEKYIKSSKDENEVAIVRHALELPLHWRMPRLETRWFIDIYERKVDMNPILLEFAKLDFNKVQSIHQQDLKYASSWWRSTGFGEKLSFARDRVMENFLWTVGFGYEPEFSFYRRMATKINAFITTIDDVYDVYGTLDELQLFTDAIERWDVDALDQLPDYMKICFLALHNSINEMAFEVLRDKGINVIQYLKKAWVDLCKSYMLEAKWYHTNYKPTLEEYLDNAWISISGPVVLVHAYVFVTTPTLENMESLKQYVDVIRWSSTILRLADDLGTSSDELARGDVPKSIQCYMNDTGSSESDARKHIRHLIDETWKKLNKVQVQNSIFPQVFIERAKNVARTAQFMYQYGDGHGIGHQETKDRVMSLLIQQISIHPYCEKLLKVI; encoded by the exons ATGGCTCTTCATCAATTTCCCACTTCTAGTCAGACAAGTCGTTTCTTTGAACGAGTCTCTTGTAATTTCAATCCTTCATTTATGCCTCGAATCGTTAAAGCAATCAGTGTTACGACAAGAATAATGTGTAGTCGGACCATTGTACGACGGTCGGGAAATTATCAACCTCCTATTTGGAAACATGAGTTCATTCAATCTTTGAGGAGCGAATTTGCG GAAGAGATATATGTAGGACGCTTCAATGAGTTAAAAAGAGAAATACGACTCATCATTAACCAAATAATTGATGATCCACTAAGGCAACTTGAGCTCGTTGATACATTACAACGACTTGGCATCTCATATCATTTTGAGAATGAGATTAAGAATGTGTTGAAAACAGCGTTCGAGAAGAGCTATGAAAACGATTATTGGAAAAAGAAGAATCTCTATGCTACATCACTTGAATTTCGACTTCTAAGACAACATGGATTCAATCTTTCACAAG ATGTTTTCAATAACTTCTACTCGGATGAGACAAAAAGTTTTAGCACACAATTGTACGAGGAGTTAAATGGAATATTATGTTTGCACGAAGCCTCATTCTTAAGTATAGAAGGCGAGAATATTTTAGAGACGGCAAAACATTTTACATTggaatatttagaaaaatacataaaatcaagcaaggatgaAAATGAAGTAGCCATTGTTAGACATGCATTGGAGCTTCCCTTACATTGGAGAATGCCAAGATTGGAGACAAGATGGTTCATTGATATCTATGAGAGAAAAGTGGATATGAATCCTATTCTTCTTGAATTTGCTAAACTTGATTTCAATAAGGTGCAATCGATCCACCAACAAGATTTGAAATATGCATCAAG TTGGTGGAGAAGCACCGGATTTGGAGAAAAGTTGAGCTTTGCAAGAGATAGAGTGATGGAAAATTTCTTATGGACAGTAGGTTTTGGATATGAACCTGAATTCTCATTTTATAGAAGAATGGCCACAAAAATTAATGCATTCATAACAACAATTGATGATGTTTATGATGTCTATGGCACATTAGATGAACTCCAACTCTTTACCGACGCAATTGAGAG GTGGGATGTTGATGCATTGGACCAGCTTCCTGACTATATGAAAATATGTTTTCTTGCTCTCCACAATTCTATAAATGAGATGGCCTTTGAAGTATTAAGAGACAAAGGAATTAATGTCATCCAATACCTTAAGAAAGCA TGGGTAGATTTGTGCAAAAGTTACATGTTGGAGGCAAAATGGTACCACACTaattataaaccaacattggaAGAATATTTAGATAATGCATGGATATCAATATCAGGACCAGTTGTATTAGTTCATGCATATGTTTTTGTTACAACTCCAACACTTGAAAATATGGAGAGTTTGAAACAATATGTTGATGTGATTCGTTGGTCATCAACAATTTTACGACTTGCAGATGATCTCGGAACTTCGTCG GATGAATTAGCAAGAGGTGATGTTCCAAAATCGATACAATGTTACATGAACGATACAGGAAGCTCAGAGAGTGACGCTCGTAAACATATAAGGCATTTGATTGATGAGACATGGAAGAAACTGAATAAGGTTCAAGTCCAAAATTCTATCTTTCCTCAAGTGTTCATCGAGAGAGCTAAGAATGTTGCCAGAACAGCTCAATTCATGTATCAATATGGTGATGGACATGGCATAGGACACCAAGAAACAAAAGATCGTGTAATGTCTCTACTTATTCAACAGATTTCTATTCATCCCTATTGTGAAAAGTTGCTAAAGGTTATTTAG
- the LOC103499734 gene encoding (-)-alpha-terpineol synthase-like → MMLNNEESLVDDSLKGLEVVDELQRLGISYHFQMEINQILEIINGRFNNGEEGLEWNNNRSLYATSLHFRILRQHGYHIPEGVFKEFKNDIENLDNICEVKAKGMLSLYEASFLAMEGESFLDEARQFAVQHLSKYLKSNNNDQIICTMIRHALQLPFHWRMPRLEARWFIDNVYQTKPNSNPVLLNLAKLDFNIVQSIHQDDLKDVSRWWKSTGLGEKLEFARDRLMANFFWSVGMGCEPHLQYLRTMSTKIASLITIIDDVYDVYGTLDELELFTDAVERWDIGAIDSLPNYMQICFIALHNTINDMAFDAIKDHGVNVIPYLRKMWTDLCKTFLIEAKWYYTNYKPTFEEYLENAWISVSGSLLLVHAYVFTTNSLTIEALECLQLHPNIIRYSSIIFRLANDLASSSEEAKRGEVAKSIQCYMNDTGASEQEARRYLKDLIMESWKKLNEEVQTLNNSPLLSKSFIEIALNLARISHTVYQYRDGHTVEDHETKDRVLSLFIKPA, encoded by the exons ATGATGCTCAATAATGAAGAATCATTGGTTGATGATAGTTTGAAAGGATTGGAAGTTGTTGATGAATTGCAAAGATTGGGAATCTCATATCACTTTCAAATGgaaataaatcaaatattagagattatcaATGGAAGATTCAACAATGGAGAAGAAGGTTTAGAATGGAACAACAACAGAAGTTTATATGCCACATCTCTCCATTTTAGAATTTTAAGGCAACATGGCTATCACATCCCTGAAG GCGTGTTCAAGGAGTTTAAGAATGACATAGAAAATTTGGATAATATTTGTGAGGTGAAAGCTAAAGGAATGTTATCATTGTATGAAGCTTCATTCTTAGCAATGGAAGGTGAAAGCTTTTTGGATGAAGCCAGACAATTTGCCGTCCAACATCTTTCAAAATACCTTAAATCTAATAATaatgatcaaatcatttgtactATGATAAGACATGCTCTTCAACTCCCATTTCATTGGAGAATGCCAAGATTGGAGGCTAGGTGGTTTATCGATAATGTGTATCAAACAAAACCCAACTCAAATCCGGTGTTGTTGAATTTAGCCAAATTAGACTTCAACATTGTCCAATCCATTCATCAAGATGACCTAAAAGATGTCTCTag GTGGTGGAAGAGCACAGGGCTTGGAGAGAAACTTGAGTTTGCAAGAGATAGATTGATGGCTAATTTCTTTTGGTCTGTGGGAATGGGATGTGAACCTCATCTTCAATATCTTAGAACAATGTCTACAAAAATTGCTTCATTAATAACCATTATTGATGATGTTTATGACGTCTATGGAACTCTGGACGAACTTGAACTTTTTACCGATGCTGTTGAGAG ATGGGATATCGGAGCAATTGATTCATTACCGAACTACATGCAAATATGTTTTATTGCTCTCCACAACACCATCAATGACATGGCTTTTGATGCAATAAAGGATCATGGAGTGAATGTCATTccatatttaagaaaaatg TGGACAGATTTATGCAAAACATTCTTGATCGAAGCAAAGTGGTATTACACAAATTACAAACCAACATTTGAAGAGTACTTAGAGAATGCATGGATTTCAGTATCAGGATCTCTTCTTCTTGTTCATGCTTACGTCTTCACCACAAATTCATTAACAATAGAGGCTTTGGAGTGCTTGCAACTTCATCCAAATATCATTCGATATTCATCCATCATCTTTCGTCTTGCCAATGACTTAGCTTCATCTTCG GAAGAAGCAAAGAGAGGAGAAGTCGCTAAATCTATACAATGTTACATGAATGACACGGGTGCTTCAGAACAAGAAGCACGACGATATCTTAAGGATTTGATTATGGAATCATGGAAGAAATTGAATGAAGAAGTTCAAACTTTGAATAATTCACCATTACTCTCCAAAAGTTTCATTGAAATTGCGTTAAATCTTGCTAGAATTTCTCATACTGTCTACCAATATAGAGATGGGCACACTGTTGAAGATCATGAGACCAAGGATCGTGTATTATCCTTGTTTATCAAGCCTGCTTAA
- the LOC103499665 gene encoding golgin candidate 5, translating into MAWFSGRVSLGNFADIAGAVNKLQESVKNIEKNFDSALGFEEKSESSSDAPGFWQSATEGKALFDPVRALIGQPKTDENAVDDSSSESQSSPRPLDVGEASEKQDSSQLQSDLNKKEDVETEQSVSSSPKEPTGGKYVEVPTEKDDERADVQKESQGEADSESPVTPLEVLGPSVQNYEVSDSSAEANHESPRMSIESPEPTTETSDSVHNLQQKEFSEMEASKHPEIDIKSGATDIYQDEGSNKLSVESQSSFDVEHSRSMEPVLLADRVNEPMVEVESTDTLETEEKEALKTIPHIESESFNDNQGEGGSETSSVHSGSTEVKEGARDVSGSELSNAPLFDEASLRISSSDSHESDMSIKVNEMEQHPKDSEKETKERGLSSEANIPIHLDSMHELEKVKGEMKMMETALQGAARQAQAKADEIAKLMNDNEHLNTVIEELKKKSSDAEIESLREEYHQRVSVLEKKVYALTKERDSLRREQNRKSDVAALLKEKDEIINQVMAEGEELSKKQAAQESQIRKLRAQIRELEEEKKGLITKLQVEENKVDSIKRDKTATEKLLQETIEKHQTELAAQKEYYTTALTAAKEAEALAEARANSEAKTELESRLREAEERETMLVQTLEELRQTLSRKEQQAVFREDMLRRDIEDLQKRYQASERRCEELITQVPESTRPLLRQIEAMQETTARRAEAWAAVERSLNSRLQEAEAKAAAAEERERSINERLSQTLSRINVLEAQVSCLRAEQTQLSKTLEKERQRAAEIRQEYLAAKEEADTQEGRVNQLEEEMRELRRKHKEELQESLRHRELLQQEIEKEKNARSDLERKAHLHSTAVADHSPIKRHNSSFENGDLARKLSTSSSLGSMEESYFLQASLGSSESLSDRKITGDVPMSPYYMKSMTSGSLEAALRQKEGELASYVSRLKSIESIRDSLAEELVKLTSQSEKLRAEAGMLPGIRAELEALRRRHSAALELMGERDEELEELRADIVDLKEMYREQVNLLVNKIQIMSSSSMGTA; encoded by the exons ATGGCGTGGTTTAGTGGGAGGGTTTCTTTGGGTAATTTTGCGGATATTGCTGGTGCGGTAAATAAGCTCCAAGAGAGCGTGaagaatattgagaagaatTTTGACTCTGCTCTTGGGTTTGAAGAGAAGTCGGAATCCAGCAGCGATG CTCCTGGATTCTGGCAATCGGCTACTGAAGGGAAAGCACTCTTCGATCCAGTTAGGGCATTAATTGGGCAGCCTAAAACTGATGAAAATGCTGTAGACGACTCCTCAAGTGAATCACAATCTTCACCAAGGCCCCTTGATGTTGGGGAGGCATCAGAGAAACAGGACTCTTCACAGCTTCAATCTGATTTGAATAAGAAGGAAGATGTTGAAACTGAGCAGTCAGTTTCTTCTTCTCCGAAGGAGCCAACTGGTGGAAAATATGTTGAAGTGCCCACAGAAAAGGATGATGAAAGGGCCGATGTACAAAAGGAAAGCCAAGGAGAAGCAGATTCTGAATCACCAGTCACACCTCTTGAAGTTCTTGGACCTTCTGTTCAGAATTATGAAGTATCGGATTCTTCAGCTGAAGCCAATCATGAATCACCAAGAATGTCTATTGAAAGTCCCGAACCAACTACCGAAACCTCAGATTCTGTTCACAATCTGCAGCAGAAAGAGTTTTCAGAAATGGAAGCTTCCAAACATCCAGAGATAGATATCAAGTCAGGAGCAACTGATATATATCAAGATGAAGGAAGTAATAAGCTGTCGGTTGAATCCCAGAGTTCTTTTGATGTGGAGCATAGCAGAAGTATGGAACCAGTATTACTAGCAGATAGGGTAAATGAACCAATGGTTGAGGTAGAGAGTACCGATACATTAGAAACAGAAGAAAAGGAGGCCTTAAAAACGATTCCACATATTGAATCTGAGTCATTTAATGATAATCAGGGTGAAGGTGGCAGTGAAACTTCTAGTGTACATTCTGGTAGCACTGAGGTAAAAGAAGGTGCTCGTGACGTTTCTGGAAGCGAATTGTCAAATGCTCCTCTTTTCGATGAGGCTTCTCTTCGAATTTCTAGTTCAGATTCTCATGAAAGTGATATGTCAATTAAAGTAAATGAAATGGAGCAGCACCCCAAAGATAGCGAGAAAGAAACTAAAGAGCGAGGTTTGAGCTCAGAGGCAAATATACCTATTCATTTAGATTCTATGCATGAACTAGAGAAGGTGAAGGGTGAGATGAAAATGATGGAAACAGCATTGCAAGGTGCAGCAAGACAAGCTCAG GCAAAGGCTGATGAAATTGCAAAATTGATGAATGATAATGAGCATTTGAATACTGTGATCGAGGAATTAAAg AAAAAATCCAGTGATGCAGAAATTGAATCATTGCGAGAGGAATACCACCAAAGAGTCTCAGTTCTTGAAAAGAAG GTATATGCTCTTACTAAGGAGAGGGATTCACTTAGGAGGGAGCAAAATAGAAAAAGTGATGTGGCTGCACTTTTGAAGGAAAAAGATGAAATAATTAATCAAGTCATGGCAGAAG GTGAGGAGCTTTCAAAGAAACAGGCTGCTCAAGAATCTCAAATTAGGAAATTAAGGGCCCAG ATCAGAGAGcttgaagaagagaagaagggATTAATTACCAAGCTTCAG GTGGAAGAAAACAAAGTAGATAGCATCAAGAGGGACAAAACTGCTACAGAGAAGTTGCTGCAAGAAACAATAGAAAAGCACCAAACAGAACTAGCAGCACAGAAAGAGTATTATACAACTGCCTTAACTGCCGCCAAGGAGGCCGAAGCACTAGCAGAGGCACGTGCAAACAGTGAAGCCAAAACTGAGCTAGAAAGTCGACTTAGAGAGGCTGAGGAACGTGAAACAATGCTAGTTCAGACACTTGAAGAATTAAGACAAACTTTAAGTAGGAAGGAGCAGCAG GCCGTGTTTAGAGAAGATATGCTTCGTAGGGACATCGAGGACCTTCAAAAGCGTTACCAA GCAAGTGAAAGACGTTGCGAGGAGTTGATCACTCAAGTCCCAGAGTCTACAAGACCTCTTTTGAGGCAGATTGAAGCAATGCAG GAAACAACTGCTAGAAGGGCAGAAGCGTGGGCTGCTGTTGAAAGATCTCTTAACTCTAGGCTTCAG GAAGCAGAAGCGAAAGCTGCTGCTGCTGAAGAAAGAGAGCGATCTATAAATGAACGCTTGTCCCAAACCTTATCTAGAATTAATGTTCTCGAGGCGCAG GTTTCTTGCCTCAGAGCAGAACAGACTCAATTAAGCAAAACCCTTGAGAAGGAGAGGCAGAGAGCAGCTGAAATCAGGCAGGAGTATCTTGCAGCAAAAGAGGAAGCTGACACTCAAGAAGGTCGTGTAAACCAACTTGAGGAAGAAATGAGGGAACTTAGAAGGAAACACAAGGAAGAGTTGCAAGAATCTCTGAGGCATAGGGAGCTGCTGCAGCAG GAGATTGAGAAGGAGAAAAATGCCAGATCAGATTTGGAGAGGAAAGCTCATCTCCATTCTACTGCTGTGGCCGATCATAGTCCCATAAAAAGGCATAATTCAAGTTTTGAGAATG GTGACTTGGCACGTAAGCTCTCAACTTCTAGTAGCCTAGGAAGCATGGAGGAAAGCTATTTTCTTCAAGCATCTTTAGGGTCGTCTGAAAGTTTATCTGATAGGAAAATCACTGGGGATGTACCCATGAGTCCATACTATATGAAGAGTATGACTTCTGGTTCTTTGGAGGCTGCTCTTCGTCAGAAGGAAGGGGAACTGGCATCTTATGTCTCCCGATTG AAATCAATTGAATCTATCCGTGACTCTCTTGCTGAGGAGCTAGTGAAGTTAACCTCACAG AGTGAGAAGTTAAGGGCTGAGGCCGGTATGTTACCAGGCATTCGAGCAGAACTTGAAGCACTAAGAAGAAGGCACTCTGCTGCGCTAGAGCTTATGGGAGAGCGCGATGAGGAG CTGGAGGAACTTCGTGCAGATATTGTTGATTTGAAGGAGATGTACAGAGAACAAGTGAACTTACTTGTCAACAAG ATTCAGATAATGAGTTCGTCGTCAATGGGTACAGCCTGA